The Herpetosiphonaceae bacterium genome segment GCGCATGGTGGACGTTCATCCCGTCGGGGATGTGCGTGGCGCTGGTCGCGTTCGGCCTGTCCCTGATCAACTACGCGATGGACGAAGTCACCAATCCGCGCCTTCGTGCTGAAAGGGATGTCAGCCATGTCCTCAAAGACCGCAAGCTCCGCAACAGCCGCGCAACCCCGGTCGTCCGGCGCGCCCAGTAAGGATCGGAGCAGCCCGGCGCTGCTGGATGTTCGCGATCTCTCCGTCGAGTATGTCACAGGTGGCGGGCCGGTGCGCGCCGTCGACGGCGTCTCGTTCTCGATCGCGCCCGGCGAGGTCTTTGGACTGGCGGGCGAGTCCGGCTGCGGCAAATCCACGATTGCCCATGCGATCATGCGCGTGCTGCGGCCACCGGCGCTGATCACGGGCGGCCATATCTTCTTCAACGGCGACGATGTGCTTGAGATGGGCCTCGACGAGCTGGAGGAGTTTCGCTGGCGCGATGTGTCGATGGTCTTCCAGAGCGCCATGAACTCGCTCAACCCGGTGATGCGGGTAGGCGATCAGATCGCGGACGTGCTGATCAAGCACAACGCGCTGCACCAGCGCGAGGCCAGAGCGCGGGCCGCCGAGCTGCTCGACATCGTCGGCATCGAGCGGCGGCGGCTGGACTCGTATCCGCACGAGCTGTCGGGCGGCATGCGCCAGCGCGCGGTGATCGCCATCGCCCTGGCGCTCAACCCGGCGCTGATGATCATGGACGAGCCGACCACGGCGCTCGACGTGGTGGTGCAGAAAGACATCATGCAGCAGATCGAGCAGCTCAAGCAGGCGATGG includes the following:
- a CDS encoding ABC transporter ATP-binding protein, which produces MSSKTASSATAAQPRSSGAPSKDRSSPALLDVRDLSVEYVTGGGPVRAVDGVSFSIAPGEVFGLAGESGCGKSTIAHAIMRVLRPPALITGGHIFFNGDDVLEMGLDELEEFRWRDVSMVFQSAMNSLNPVMRVGDQIADVLIKHNALHQREARARAAELLDIVGIERRRLDSYPHELSGGMRQRAVIAIALALNPALMIMDEPTTALDVVVQKDIMQQIEQLKQAM